The Kroppenstedtia pulmonis genome has a segment encoding these proteins:
- a CDS encoding CAP domain-containing protein — MLKIGNKLIAIITILTLFVTGMILDTNEAQAADSNGHSLDQIISNYFLGIQFKWIEEKRTTPSPDKKTKQQVASDNPTEQDSESRPSNPPSSSPSDASEEKNSVPHHDDSALQSIEWEVVELVNQERAKHNLKPLRADDKLSVVARMKSKDMAEKNYFSHDSPTYGSPFDMMKKHGILFKSAAENIAAGQTTAQQVVTGWMNSQGHRENILNPNFDTIGVGYVKGGSHGHYWTQLFITQ, encoded by the coding sequence TTGCTGAAAATAGGCAATAAACTTATTGCAATTATAACCATTTTGACCTTGTTTGTTACAGGAATGATATTAGATACCAACGAAGCCCAGGCAGCAGATTCCAATGGCCATAGCCTTGACCAAATCATATCCAACTACTTTCTCGGAATTCAATTCAAATGGATCGAGGAAAAAAGAACAACCCCGTCTCCGGACAAAAAGACAAAGCAACAAGTTGCCTCTGACAATCCAACGGAACAGGATTCCGAAAGCAGACCCTCCAATCCACCTTCATCCAGTCCGTCTGACGCTTCCGAAGAAAAGAACAGCGTTCCCCATCACGATGATAGTGCTTTACAATCCATTGAGTGGGAAGTAGTGGAATTGGTTAACCAGGAACGGGCCAAGCACAACTTGAAACCTCTCCGGGCCGATGACAAACTGTCAGTAGTAGCCAGAATGAAGTCAAAGGACATGGCAGAAAAAAATTACTTTTCCCATGACTCTCCCACCTATGGCTCTCCCTTTGATATGATGAAGAAGCATGGCATATTATTTAAAAGTGCCGCTGAAAACATTGCCGCAGGTCAAACCACTGCCCAACAAGTTGTAACGGGTTGGATGAACAGCCAGGGGCACCGGGAAAACATCCTGAATCCCAATTTTGACACCATCGGGGTTGGTTATGTAAAAGGCGGTTCCCACGGACATTATTGGACCCAGCTATTTATTACACAATAA
- a CDS encoding DUF421 domain-containing protein, translated as MLIYIGKVFLLFTVAVGGLHIMGKSTRLKVTPHDLVAIVMMAALATNPILVDDLWMTLLAVFLIAVIHLLYAKLTLYKWTNRFLLGEPTILVQHGKIIKANLQRCETSISELLAHIRARGYRDLREVQYVILEPTGELTVLPKDDLYPLTPRDVDLKMKNKGIALSLIVDGQIQRSNLKIINRDEYWLKQQLHEKGIRDIHKVLYAAVLDTPHELYIDDGQG; from the coding sequence ATGCTGATCTATATAGGAAAAGTATTTTTATTATTTACGGTAGCCGTTGGCGGACTTCATATCATGGGCAAGTCAACACGGCTTAAAGTAACCCCCCACGACTTAGTCGCTATCGTCATGATGGCAGCCCTGGCCACCAATCCCATCTTGGTAGACGACCTGTGGATGACTTTGCTGGCCGTTTTTTTGATCGCTGTAATCCACCTGCTTTATGCCAAATTAACCCTTTATAAATGGACAAACCGCTTCTTACTCGGAGAACCGACCATACTGGTGCAACATGGTAAAATCATTAAAGCCAATTTGCAAAGGTGCGAAACGTCCATTTCCGAATTGTTGGCTCATATTCGTGCAAGAGGATATCGGGATTTAAGAGAGGTACAGTATGTCATCCTGGAACCTACCGGGGAATTAACGGTTCTGCCCAAGGATGATCTTTATCCGTTAACCCCCCGGGACGTGGACCTTAAGATGAAAAACAAGGGGATTGCCCTCTCCTTGATTGTAGACGGCCAAATTCAACGGAGTAATCTGAAAATAATCAACCGGGATGAGTACTGGTTGAAACAACAACTGCATGAAAAAGGCATCCGGGATATTCACAAGGTGTTATATGCTGCTGTATTGGATACTCCTCATGAACTTTATATTGACGATGGTCAAGGATAA